The following is a genomic window from Alkaliphilus sp. B6464.
TTAACATTCAGTGGGAGAAAAGTTTCTCTCTGAATGTAGTCTTATTTTATCACAAAGCTGCTATTATCTCTACATTTACTTCTCCAGCTAGAATATTACTTAAGGGGTAAATTCTAATCTTTCTAAATCCATACTTATTTTCAAAATAATGCTTATTAGACTGATTATAGCCAGAAACCTTTGAACAGTCTTTAGAATTGCAATATATATTTAGTACCATTCCTTCTAATTTCTTATTCTTTGTTATTTTATTTTCTATAATATTTTTATACACTTCTGTTTCTACAATTTCTCGAAAGGCAGGGTGGTATGGACCTGCCACAATTCCCTTCCCTATAGATATTTCTTCCGTTGCTTGAAGCCCTAGACGAATAATAGGTATATTATTTTTGTTAAATTCTAAAACTAGCTGTTTGCACAAATAAACAGCCTCATTAAGGCTGATTGGTTTGTATACTCCATCTAAATACAATTTTTCTAATAACGTATCCTGTATAACTATTGTTGGATATATTCTAACAAAATCAGGTTTGCAATCAATAATATCTCTTGCTGTTTTTAGAAGTTTTTCTTCTGTATCACCATATAAGCCAACCATCATTTGAAGTCCAAGCTGAATGTCCCTTTCTCTTATTAAAGATACTGATCTAAAAACATCTTTTCTCGAATGTCCCCTATTGTTTAAATTTAGCACATCATCATCTGTTGATTGTACACCTAATTCAATTATCGAAACGCCATAATCTTGTAAAAAATCAAGAATCTCTTCATTAATATAGTCTGGTCTTGTTGAAATACGAATTTCATTAACTAGTCCTTGTTTTTTCTTTTCATATGCAATTGTCAAAAGCTGGCTTTGTTGTTCTCTTGGTAACCCAGTAAAGCTCCCTCCATAAAAAGCTATTTCCTTACTTTCATCTACGTTTTTTAAATTTTCCAGTTGAAGATTTACTATTTGAGAAACCTTATCGGCAGTTACATCGGTTCCTTCTCCAGCGATTTTCTTTTGATTACAAAAGCTGCAGTCATGAGGACATCCCTTGTGCGGTATAAATATAGGAATAATAATTTTTCTCTTATTCTTATTCATCTTCCATATTCACCTTCTCTAATGCTTTTTTTGCAGCCATTTGTTCTGCTTCCTTTTTACTTTTACCTTCTCCAGCTCCAAGAACTTGATCCCCTAATATTACTTCAATCCCAAAGGTTTTATTATGATCAGGTCCAGTTTCATTTACTACTTTATAACTGATTTTATCATCATATTTTCTTTGTAATAACTCTTGCAGATCAGTTTTATAATCCCTAAATAAACTTCCAGTACTAGCTAGTTCTATACTATGTGCTAACATATGCAAAATAAACTTGCGCGCTATTTCTATTCCACCATCTAAATACAAAGCTCCTATAACAGCTTCAAAGGCATCAGCTAATATAGACACTCTATCTCTTCCACCTGTCACTTCTTCGCCCTTTCCTAATAACAGATATTTACCTAACTTTATTTTCTTAGCTTGGTGTGCTAAAGAGGGCTCACATACAACATTAGCTCTTACCTTCGTCAACTCTCCTTCAGGTAAAGTATTATATTTTAAATAAATATACTCGCTAACTACAATGCTCAAAACCGAGTCTCCTAGAAATTCTAGTCTTTCATTATTATAAATATATCTATTACGACTTTCATTAGCATAGGAACTATGGGTCAATGCTTCATTTATCATAGTTATTTCATTAAATTTATATTCTATTATCTTTTGAAATTCTTTTATTTGTGCTATACGACTTGTATCTAATTTCATTTCTTACCTCCACCATTTCTTATATATGTATTAATAGCAATCAAAAATAAATTTGTTTTAATTGTACTATTATATTATTTAAATTGCAAAAATTATAGGAAGAAGTTTTTCCTTCTTCCTATAATAAGTATATTTATATAAGGCTATTCATATTTCTTAAAAATAACAGTTGCGTTATGGCCACCAAAACCTAATGAGTTTGAAAGGGCATAATTAACCTCTCTCTTTTTGGCCACATTAGCGACATAATCCAAGTCACATTCTGGATCTGGTGTTTCATAATTAATTGTAGGAGGTATAATTCCCTCTTTAATCGCCATAACACATGCAATAGCTTCAATTCCACCAGCAGCGCCTAGAAGGTGACCCGTCATTGACTTCGTTGAGCTTACGGCTAATTTATATGCATGATCCTTAAATACAGTTTTAATTGCAGCAGTTTCAAACTTATCATTGTATGGTGTACTTGTACCATGGGCATTAATATAGTCTATGCTATTATAATCAATATTAGCATCCTTTAATGCGCTAGACATAGCTCTAGCACCTCCTTCACCATCTGGGGCAGGAGCAGTGATATGATATGCATCAGCACTTGTACCATAGCCTATAACTTCCCCATAAATAGTTGCGCCTCGCTCAAGAGCATGTTCTAGCTCCTCTATTAAAAGTATCCCTGCCCCTTCCCCCATTATAAATCCATCTCTATTGGCATCAAAAGGTCTGCTAGCTTTTTTAGGATTATCATTATTAGTTGACATAGCCTTCATGGAGCAAAATCCAGCTATAGATAATGGTGTAATAGAAGCCTCAGCTCCACCTGTAATCATAATATCTGCATCACCCTTTTGAATTGTACGGAAGGCTTCACCAATAGCATTTGTTGAAGCAGCACAGGCCGTAACTATTGTTGTGTTTGGCCCCTTTGCTCCTAGAGCAATAGATACTTGGCCAGATCCCATATTAGATATTATCATGGGGATAAAAAATGGACTAACCCTCTTCGGACCTTTTTCAAATAGTTTCTTACTCTGTTCTTCTAATGTTTCAATTCCACCTACGCCAGAGCCTAGGATAACTCCAAAACGTTC
Proteins encoded in this region:
- a CDS encoding elongator complex protein 3; this translates as MNKNKRKIIIPIFIPHKGCPHDCSFCNQKKIAGEGTDVTADKVSQIVNLQLENLKNVDESKEIAFYGGSFTGLPREQQSQLLTIAYEKKKQGLVNEIRISTRPDYINEEILDFLQDYGVSIIELGVQSTDDDVLNLNNRGHSRKDVFRSVSLIRERDIQLGLQMMVGLYGDTEEKLLKTARDIIDCKPDFVRIYPTIVIQDTLLEKLYLDGVYKPISLNEAVYLCKQLVLEFNKNNIPIIRLGLQATEEISIGKGIVAGPYHPAFREIVETEVYKNIIENKITKNKKLEGMVLNIYCNSKDCSKVSGYNQSNKHYFENKYGFRKIRIYPLSNILAGEVNVEIIAAL
- the rnc gene encoding ribonuclease III translates to MKLDTSRIAQIKEFQKIIEYKFNEITMINEALTHSSYANESRNRYIYNNERLEFLGDSVLSIVVSEYIYLKYNTLPEGELTKVRANVVCEPSLAHQAKKIKLGKYLLLGKGEEVTGGRDRVSILADAFEAVIGALYLDGGIEIARKFILHMLAHSIELASTGSLFRDYKTDLQELLQRKYDDKISYKVVNETGPDHNKTFGIEVILGDQVLGAGEGKSKKEAEQMAAKKALEKVNMEDE
- the fabF gene encoding beta-ketoacyl-ACP synthase II, with amino-acid sequence MERRVVITGIGCITPVGTGKEEFWKSLTTGVSGIDYITKFDTEDFTTKIAAEVKDFNVEDYIDKREAKKMDRFTQFAVAAAQMAVNDGQLNIEKINTERFGVILGSGVGGIETLEEQSKKLFEKGPKRVSPFFIPMIISNMGSGQVSIALGAKGPNTTIVTACAASTNAIGEAFRTIQKGDADIMITGGAEASITPLSIAGFCSMKAMSTNNDNPKKASRPFDANRDGFIMGEGAGILLIEELEHALERGATIYGEVIGYGTSADAYHITAPAPDGEGGARAMSSALKDANIDYNSIDYINAHGTSTPYNDKFETAAIKTVFKDHAYKLAVSSTKSMTGHLLGAAGGIEAIACVMAIKEGIIPPTINYETPDPECDLDYVANVAKKREVNYALSNSLGFGGHNATVIFKKYE